A region from the Corynebacterium halotolerans YIM 70093 = DSM 44683 genome encodes:
- a CDS encoding DUF6270 domain-containing protein has product MDADDPTPPTNTAIFGGCVSRDTLAFAGDKEYPLSRYIARHSLLSAGTDASLNFPEFEVSSKFQQRIIEFDIRGALIKDVSELGAVDVLLWDLNVERSGCWQFPDGTIVTNSPDLRRVPELKQALSNARKIDFGSEEHLLRWQGAASLFVDALHVFGLKAHTLVLAPEWALTDTDGEPTRKVGTLHPQDATEAFAPYINHLEALGLTVARFGGLVSDLNHRWGRAPFHYTPDAYEMFRNRIDEFVRERRAE; this is encoded by the coding sequence GTGGACGCAGACGATCCCACACCCCCGACGAACACCGCTATTTTCGGTGGATGCGTCAGTCGGGACACTTTGGCGTTTGCCGGCGATAAAGAGTACCCGCTTTCCCGGTACATCGCTCGTCACTCGCTCCTTTCCGCTGGCACAGACGCTTCGCTGAACTTCCCGGAGTTCGAGGTGTCCAGCAAGTTCCAGCAGCGGATAATTGAGTTCGATATCAGGGGTGCATTGATAAAAGACGTCTCCGAACTCGGCGCGGTAGATGTCTTACTCTGGGACCTCAACGTTGAGCGGTCGGGCTGCTGGCAGTTTCCTGACGGCACGATCGTCACCAACAGTCCTGATCTCCGCCGGGTACCAGAGCTCAAGCAGGCATTAAGCAACGCGCGCAAGATCGATTTCGGAAGCGAAGAACACCTCCTGCGCTGGCAGGGCGCGGCGAGTCTATTCGTGGATGCCCTCCATGTTTTCGGTCTCAAGGCGCACACCCTGGTCCTGGCTCCGGAGTGGGCGCTGACGGACACAGACGGTGAACCCACGCGAAAAGTCGGAACGCTCCACCCTCAGGATGCCACAGAGGCTTTCGCCCCCTACATCAATCATCTTGAGGCCCTCGGACTGACGGTCGCTCGCTTTGGGGGACTTGTCTCAGACCTGAATCACCGCTGGGGTCGTGCTCCATTCCACTACACTCCCGATGCTTACGAAATGTTCCGAAACCGCATCGATGAATTCGTCAGGGAACGTCGAGCAGAATGA
- a CDS encoding ABC transporter permease yields MSQASRYRGNAEAGDISLVVDDPNLELVNDDHLLRLNVRPKFFKYLRQLWGRRYFIAAEANGKSFDSQRDMFLGRAWVILSPLLDAALYGVLFGLLLRTSRGIENFIGYLIIGIIFFGYMQMGLIGGTTLIKSSQNMIAAFTFPRAALVFSQTVRNFIAGLAPALVAIVGALAFQWGNPPTWRIFLIIPLYILIHVFATGTMFIVARLCAFVPDLRTLVRVAGRAWFFTSGVFFSIERYATVPIIQEIMVANPAYQFLQAVRGVVMYADVPGLQTWVYLTAWAFGTFGVGLIFFWRAEERYGTLH; encoded by the coding sequence ATGAGTCAGGCCAGTCGTTATCGAGGTAACGCTGAGGCAGGAGACATATCATTGGTGGTGGATGATCCCAATCTGGAGCTGGTCAACGATGATCATCTCCTGAGGCTCAATGTGCGCCCCAAATTCTTCAAGTATCTTCGACAACTCTGGGGGCGGAGGTACTTCATTGCTGCGGAGGCTAATGGGAAATCCTTCGATTCCCAGCGAGATATGTTCCTCGGACGCGCGTGGGTTATCCTGTCACCGCTTCTCGATGCGGCCTTGTACGGAGTTCTCTTTGGCCTCTTGCTGAGAACTTCCCGCGGTATTGAGAATTTCATCGGCTACCTAATCATCGGCATCATCTTCTTCGGCTATATGCAGATGGGGCTTATTGGTGGGACTACTCTGATCAAAAGTTCCCAGAATATGATTGCCGCTTTCACGTTTCCGCGTGCGGCTCTGGTGTTTTCGCAGACAGTCCGAAACTTCATCGCGGGTTTGGCTCCCGCCCTAGTCGCCATCGTAGGGGCCTTAGCTTTCCAATGGGGAAATCCGCCTACCTGGCGTATATTTCTCATTATTCCGCTGTATATCCTGATTCATGTTTTTGCGACCGGTACCATGTTCATCGTGGCTCGCCTGTGCGCATTTGTGCCCGATCTACGAACACTGGTCCGAGTAGCCGGGCGCGCCTGGTTCTTTACCTCGGGAGTATTCTTCTCGATCGAGAGGTACGCCACCGTTCCGATCATCCAGGAGATTATGGTCGCCAACCCTGCGTACCAATTCCTTCAGGCGGTACGAGGAGTGGTTATGTATGCCGATGTTCCTGGTCTTCAAACCTGGGTGTATCTCACCGCCTGGGCTTTCGGTACTTTTGGGGTTGGGCTGATCTTTTTCTGGAGAGCTGAGGAGAGATATGGCACCCTCCACTGA
- a CDS encoding IS1634 family transposase gives MSPSIRTVRTGSGATAVQVIWGWKQGKPDLQHLGSAHTPEDLAVLKAKAQRLIDGEQMSLDLGVDTTPAGTGSVDAPVPVTGERASHLIDAITGAFRLLGLKEATDHDQVFEHLVMARIVQPGSKLDSVETLAEVGVRSASYATIKRRLPAYATTDFRDQITQACARHAGTGPGVLVLYDVTTLYFETEEADDFHKPGFSKERRLEPQITVGLLSDAHGFPLSVGAFEGNMAETRTMLPMIRRFQESFDVDDITVVADAGMFSSGNKKAIVDAGLHYIIGTKFKDLPYVIAQWRRDHPDQDYEDKQIWVEADRTGRGPEGTPHRVTYYRYSWDRARRTLKGIDEQVAKAEKAIAGKIAVKRNRFVDLKAPNKQVNWALVNKNKSLAGIKGFETSRTDLEPEEVIGAYGRLLKIEKAFRMSKSDLKARPIYHRTRESIDAHLTVVMAAMAVGHLLEERSGLSLKRLVRTLKKYRTFELEVPGQTIHTASPLPDDVTELITRLSAARPY, from the coding sequence GTGTCTCCCAGCATCCGCACCGTCCGGACCGGTTCCGGCGCCACCGCTGTACAGGTGATCTGGGGGTGGAAGCAGGGAAAACCCGATCTTCAGCACCTCGGTTCCGCCCACACCCCGGAAGACCTCGCCGTGTTGAAGGCGAAGGCCCAACGCCTGATCGACGGCGAGCAGATGAGCCTGGATCTGGGCGTGGACACCACCCCGGCTGGCACCGGGAGCGTGGATGCCCCGGTACCGGTGACCGGTGAGCGGGCCAGCCACCTGATCGACGCGATTACCGGCGCTTTTCGGTTGCTGGGGCTTAAGGAGGCCACCGATCACGACCAGGTATTTGAACACCTGGTGATGGCCCGGATCGTCCAGCCCGGATCGAAACTAGACTCGGTCGAAACGTTGGCCGAGGTCGGCGTGCGGTCCGCCAGCTACGCCACGATCAAACGCCGCCTGCCGGCCTACGCCACCACAGACTTCCGAGACCAGATCACCCAGGCATGCGCGAGGCATGCCGGCACCGGGCCCGGGGTCCTGGTCCTGTACGACGTGACCACCTTGTACTTCGAGACGGAGGAAGCCGACGACTTCCATAAGCCCGGCTTTTCCAAGGAGCGCCGGCTGGAGCCGCAGATCACCGTCGGGCTGCTGTCCGACGCCCACGGCTTCCCGTTGTCGGTGGGTGCGTTCGAAGGCAACATGGCCGAAACGAGGACGATGCTGCCGATGATCCGAAGATTCCAGGAATCGTTCGATGTCGATGACATCACCGTCGTCGCGGACGCGGGCATGTTTTCTTCAGGCAACAAGAAGGCCATCGTGGATGCCGGACTGCACTACATCATCGGCACGAAGTTCAAGGACCTTCCCTACGTCATCGCCCAGTGGCGCCGCGACCACCCGGACCAGGACTACGAGGACAAACAAATTTGGGTCGAGGCTGATCGCACCGGACGCGGACCCGAGGGCACCCCACACCGGGTGACCTACTACCGGTACTCCTGGGACCGGGCCAGGCGCACCCTGAAGGGCATTGACGAACAGGTCGCCAAGGCAGAGAAAGCCATCGCCGGCAAGATCGCGGTCAAACGCAACCGCTTTGTGGACCTGAAGGCCCCGAACAAGCAGGTCAACTGGGCGTTGGTGAACAAGAACAAATCCCTGGCCGGCATCAAAGGCTTTGAGACCTCCCGCACCGACCTGGAACCTGAGGAGGTCATCGGCGCCTACGGCCGATTGTTGAAAATCGAGAAGGCCTTCCGAATGTCGAAATCCGATCTCAAAGCCCGCCCGATCTACCACCGCACACGCGAGTCCATCGATGCCCACCTGACCGTGGTGATGGCCGCGATGGCCGTCGGCCACCTCCTCGAGGAACGCTCTGGCCTGTCACTGAAGCGACTGGTCCGCACCTTGAAGAAGTACCGCACCTTCGAGCTAGAGGTCCCCGGCCAAACCATCCATACCGCTTCACCCCTGCCCGACGATGTCACCGAACTGATCACCCGACTATCCGCCGCAAGACCGTACTAA
- a CDS encoding tyrosine-type recombinase/integrase, whose protein sequence is MTAEHEFTSAFAADLDGYLAFKEKMGFYGASRIVYLRRFDAYCTRLGRTVFDRATVEGWVIDELQRSSTYRSWMSYIRDFGRWLHTHTQPGAYILSDQWKSSFTRAHPYLLTQDEIDRFFIAAARLEAASPWAWQAAAFFTLMHSAGLRTIEARHLLTDQVDLAGGHIDIIGSKGHRSRRLPLTADVIDVLTACDTTSRAHLGPRTPFFVSSTGKSVTPATVGVIFNRIWDHAGLARPTDGRQPRPYDFRHHFAYANLERWMTNGTDITAMLPYLARYMGHATFDSTYYYVHTSPDFMNAYADITASQSQSLLPEVGFE, encoded by the coding sequence ATGACCGCCGAACACGAGTTCACCAGCGCCTTCGCCGCCGATCTCGACGGGTACCTGGCATTCAAGGAGAAGATGGGATTCTACGGAGCCTCCCGGATCGTGTACCTGCGGCGGTTCGACGCCTACTGCACCCGGCTGGGCCGGACCGTTTTCGACCGTGCCACCGTCGAAGGATGGGTCATCGACGAGCTGCAACGCTCCAGCACGTACCGGTCGTGGATGTCCTATATCCGCGACTTCGGACGGTGGCTGCACACCCACACCCAACCGGGTGCCTACATCTTGTCCGATCAGTGGAAATCCTCGTTCACCCGTGCCCATCCCTACCTGCTCACGCAGGATGAGATCGACCGGTTCTTCATCGCCGCGGCCCGTCTCGAAGCCGCCTCGCCCTGGGCGTGGCAGGCAGCCGCGTTCTTCACGCTCATGCACTCGGCCGGACTCCGGACGATCGAAGCCCGCCACCTGCTGACCGACCAGGTCGACCTGGCCGGCGGTCACATCGACATCATCGGATCCAAGGGCCACCGCAGCCGCCGACTGCCCCTGACCGCCGACGTCATCGACGTCCTGACCGCCTGCGATACGACCTCGCGGGCCCACCTCGGCCCACGAACCCCGTTCTTCGTCTCGTCGACCGGTAAATCGGTCACCCCAGCAACCGTAGGGGTGATATTCAACCGGATCTGGGACCACGCCGGACTGGCCAGGCCCACCGACGGCAGACAGCCCCGGCCCTACGACTTTCGCCACCACTTCGCCTACGCCAACCTCGAACGCTGGATGACCAACGGCACCGACATCACCGCGATGCTGCCGTACCTGGCCCGCTACATGGGACACGCGACCTTCGATTCGACCTACTACTACGTCCACACCTCCCCGGACTTCATGAACGCTTACGCCGACATCACGGCCAGCCAGAGTCAGTCACTGCTGCCGGAGGTCGGTTTCGAATGA
- a CDS encoding tyrosine-type recombinase/integrase, whose protein sequence is MKRDPATDQANVWVFARDFLHAYLPNVRGLSVKTIEAYRISLECFLVFLTDHEHVERAHVTFDHFDRSHLKAWLTWMNTDRGYAPRTITLRLSAIKAFLSYAAAEDLTLIAVHQAAQTLKTPPTAKAPIEYLTDDETRAVLAAHTGKTSKSRRNRMLLILLYDTAARVGEITALTLQNLSLTTPGHVTLTGKRNKTRVVPLSEKTIEHLHVYLAEFHPNPAQLPATRPLFYSLHHGQPTRLSTDTVSAVLKKAAESARDHCPSVPTNIHCHMLRKTKAMDLYQQGIPLPIIMRLLGHENASTTQAFYAFATLDMMRDAITAATPTTDAPARLTEDTLTALYSLR, encoded by the coding sequence ATGAAACGCGACCCCGCCACCGATCAGGCGAACGTGTGGGTCTTCGCCCGGGACTTCCTTCACGCCTATCTGCCCAACGTCCGAGGGCTGTCGGTGAAGACGATCGAAGCCTACCGGATCAGCCTCGAGTGCTTCCTCGTCTTCCTGACCGACCACGAACATGTTGAACGCGCCCACGTCACCTTCGACCACTTCGATCGATCACACCTGAAAGCCTGGCTGACCTGGATGAACACCGATCGTGGCTACGCTCCACGCACGATCACGCTCCGCCTATCCGCGATCAAGGCGTTCTTGTCCTACGCCGCGGCCGAGGACCTCACCCTCATCGCCGTTCACCAGGCCGCGCAGACGCTGAAGACCCCACCCACCGCCAAGGCACCGATCGAGTACCTCACCGACGACGAAACACGAGCAGTTCTTGCCGCGCACACCGGGAAAACCAGCAAATCTCGCCGGAACCGGATGCTGCTCATCCTCCTCTACGACACCGCCGCCCGCGTCGGAGAAATCACCGCCCTGACCCTGCAGAATCTGTCCCTGACCACCCCCGGACACGTCACACTGACCGGCAAACGCAACAAGACCCGCGTGGTGCCCCTGAGCGAGAAAACGATCGAGCACCTGCACGTCTATCTCGCCGAGTTCCACCCGAACCCGGCACAGCTGCCAGCAACCAGACCCCTCTTCTACAGCCTGCACCACGGGCAGCCGACCCGCCTATCGACAGACACCGTATCCGCCGTCCTGAAGAAGGCCGCCGAATCCGCACGCGACCACTGCCCCTCCGTGCCAACGAACATCCACTGCCACATGCTGCGCAAGACCAAGGCCATGGACCTCTACCAACAGGGCATTCCCCTGCCGATCATCATGCGTCTGCTCGGACACGAGAACGCCTCGACCACCCAAGCGTTCTACGCATTCGCGACCCTGGACATGATGCGCGACGCCATCACCGCCGCCACACCCACCACCGATGCCCCGGCCCGCCTCACCGAGGACACGCTCACAGCCCTCTACAGCCTCCGATAA
- a CDS encoding glycosyltransferase, protein MANMQTDVRAFDLLHDQRARDAEREWIKKLQNRDWIEPNINRHFDPGVSVIIPAHKAVDTIRDTIQSLAKQTMPTSSFEVLVVCNGEDDGTEAVLHEVRNEFPELNLRTFHSDVANAGAARNLGLSLVRNEYVSFVDADDQIEPRYLENAFIHAAEDKIVASPIVNCSADNSRDEENTLNQRIINAAGTTVPLEEVPWMLGFNACKMVAARHLTQVEYNSELRSGEDLVFFSNLLRISGLRVVFPNNQTDAAYLRNLRDDSVSRQKESFDFNVKQRVDCILALREISVGEEQLGARTFLENAQLGFIRRYLESHPEEIDHLESYVGRTGFISFPWNILTAGKAKDLAISYCFSPFSDTSAVVAEKAIAERRRTVDVISNNMSKVRHTDESLSFLSSRWVDKRILIDTPPSFAGWEPISDFAEEALRAAEAQAEQKGGYDTMYSRALWVGSHVAGALFKNRHPETFWTAEFSDPLRFGVEGEPRQGDLVDNEVAKTLRRIISNRGFQDLEIKSLFDLVEAATMVLADEVIFTNQNQMTYMLSAYRNDFRTLVENKAIVRPHPVPSSAAYTAVPTNYCVNPERVNIGYFGSFYVNRGLGDVFTSIMNMKLEDRRRITLHIFCNTVEEARKQVLQWGLQDVIKINPYLPYMEFLNASTKFDVLLVNDVAKGVEQDLNPFLPSKISDYRGSGAKIWGLVDEGSPLSKQPLDFKSPVANSAAILNTLQEVVQSFDSALGTAQEIEADRKPMPRLE, encoded by the coding sequence ATGGCAAATATGCAGACCGACGTTCGAGCTTTCGACCTTCTCCACGACCAACGTGCTCGCGATGCTGAGCGCGAATGGATAAAGAAATTACAGAACCGAGACTGGATCGAACCGAATATTAACCGTCATTTTGACCCCGGAGTTTCGGTTATCATCCCCGCGCATAAAGCAGTGGACACTATCCGGGACACGATTCAATCTCTCGCAAAACAAACAATGCCTACCTCGAGTTTTGAAGTGCTAGTGGTTTGTAATGGAGAAGACGATGGGACCGAGGCTGTCCTACATGAAGTGCGAAATGAGTTTCCGGAGCTCAATTTGCGCACTTTTCACTCAGACGTCGCAAATGCAGGTGCTGCCCGCAATCTAGGGCTGTCGCTTGTACGAAATGAATATGTCTCTTTTGTCGATGCGGATGATCAAATTGAGCCGCGGTATCTGGAGAACGCTTTTATTCATGCGGCGGAAGACAAAATCGTAGCTAGCCCTATTGTCAATTGTTCGGCCGACAATTCTCGCGATGAAGAGAATACACTCAACCAACGTATTATCAACGCCGCAGGAACCACGGTACCTCTCGAAGAGGTTCCATGGATGCTAGGTTTCAACGCCTGTAAAATGGTAGCGGCTCGGCATTTGACACAGGTTGAGTACAACTCAGAACTCCGCAGCGGCGAAGACCTCGTGTTCTTTTCAAATCTTCTGAGGATTTCGGGATTGCGTGTGGTATTCCCTAATAATCAGACTGATGCTGCATACCTGCGGAATCTTCGTGACGATTCAGTTTCTCGTCAGAAGGAATCTTTCGACTTTAACGTAAAGCAGCGAGTCGACTGCATCCTCGCGCTGCGCGAGATTAGCGTAGGCGAAGAACAACTTGGCGCTCGCACCTTTTTAGAGAATGCACAACTAGGTTTCATCAGGAGGTATCTCGAATCTCACCCTGAGGAGATTGACCACCTGGAAAGTTACGTTGGCAGAACCGGTTTTATATCCTTCCCGTGGAATATATTGACGGCGGGAAAAGCGAAAGATCTAGCTATTTCTTATTGCTTTTCTCCCTTTTCCGACACTTCTGCTGTCGTGGCGGAAAAAGCCATTGCTGAGCGTCGTAGAACCGTAGACGTAATCTCTAACAATATGTCGAAAGTCCGCCATACGGACGAATCTCTGTCTTTCCTTTCGTCTAGGTGGGTTGATAAACGAATTTTGATCGACACCCCTCCTTCTTTTGCTGGCTGGGAACCTATTTCTGACTTTGCGGAGGAAGCACTGCGTGCAGCCGAGGCTCAAGCAGAGCAAAAAGGCGGGTATGACACTATGTACTCGCGAGCCCTGTGGGTCGGCTCTCATGTCGCTGGCGCGCTCTTTAAGAACCGACACCCGGAAACTTTTTGGACGGCGGAATTCTCCGATCCTCTTAGGTTTGGCGTAGAGGGTGAGCCCCGGCAGGGCGATCTCGTCGATAACGAAGTCGCTAAGACATTACGCCGCATCATTTCCAACCGCGGATTTCAAGACTTGGAGATCAAGTCCTTGTTCGACCTAGTTGAAGCTGCCACAATGGTTCTTGCCGATGAAGTGATCTTCACTAACCAGAACCAAATGACTTATATGCTGTCGGCCTATCGAAACGACTTCCGGACTCTTGTCGAAAACAAGGCCATTGTGCGTCCCCACCCTGTTCCTAGCTCCGCCGCCTATACTGCTGTCCCTACTAACTACTGCGTTAACCCTGAGCGGGTTAACATTGGTTACTTTGGGTCCTTCTACGTCAACCGAGGATTAGGCGATGTTTTCACAAGCATCATGAATATGAAGCTAGAGGATCGAAGAAGGATTACGCTCCACATTTTTTGCAACACCGTTGAGGAAGCACGCAAGCAAGTTCTGCAATGGGGACTCCAAGACGTGATCAAGATCAACCCCTATTTGCCTTATATGGAGTTTCTTAACGCTTCTACGAAGTTTGATGTTTTGCTCGTCAACGATGTGGCGAAAGGTGTTGAACAAGATCTCAACCCCTTCCTCCCGTCAAAGATCTCAGATTATCGGGGCTCGGGAGCGAAAATTTGGGGCCTGGTTGATGAGGGCTCCCCTTTGTCGAAGCAACCGCTTGACTTCAAATCACCGGTGGCGAATTCTGCGGCGATCTTGAATACTTTGCAAGAAGTCGTGCAGTCCTTTGATTCGGCTCTCGGCACGGCACAGGAGATCGAAGCCGACCGGAAGCCCATGCCACGCCTGGAGTAA
- a CDS encoding ABC transporter ATP-binding protein, translating to MAPSTEHPTVVVRDLYKDYRITGERRRQKVRALNGISFVTYSGESIGVLGRNGSGKSTLLRLIAGGEAPSSGEIRVASQPTLLGVSAALQPRLTGTQNIRLGLLAMGLSPEEVEEKVDDVREFADIGDAINRPMNTYSSGMGARLKFAISTSVHPEILLVDEALSTGDASFTNRARERMSRMLESSGTVFLVSHGAATIQENCTRAIWLHNGRIIADGQAESVTKSYRVWGNRKATGKDDEAEEIIKKMEGYYTPPIITLKSERPELFSSEKQMSGSTSTASARRS from the coding sequence ATGGCACCCTCCACTGAGCATCCGACTGTGGTCGTCCGCGATTTATATAAGGATTACCGAATTACAGGAGAAAGGCGTAGGCAGAAGGTCCGCGCCTTGAACGGAATTTCATTCGTGACCTATTCGGGTGAATCCATCGGCGTGCTGGGTCGGAATGGCTCCGGAAAATCTACCCTTCTCAGGTTAATTGCCGGCGGAGAGGCTCCATCTTCTGGAGAGATACGGGTAGCCTCGCAGCCAACCCTGCTCGGCGTGTCCGCTGCGCTTCAACCGAGGTTAACGGGAACTCAAAACATCAGGTTGGGCTTGCTCGCAATGGGCCTCAGTCCCGAGGAAGTTGAAGAGAAGGTCGATGACGTGCGTGAATTCGCGGACATCGGTGACGCGATCAACCGGCCAATGAACACCTATTCTTCTGGAATGGGGGCGCGTCTGAAGTTCGCTATTTCAACCAGTGTTCATCCGGAAATTCTGCTCGTGGACGAAGCTCTCTCTACGGGCGACGCCTCATTCACGAATCGAGCGCGCGAACGTATGAGTCGTATGCTTGAATCCTCTGGTACGGTTTTCCTCGTTTCTCACGGAGCCGCCACTATCCAGGAGAACTGCACTCGAGCGATTTGGTTACACAATGGTCGGATCATCGCGGATGGGCAGGCGGAGAGCGTAACCAAGTCCTACCGCGTATGGGGAAACCGGAAAGCCACCGGTAAAGACGATGAAGCCGAGGAAATCATCAAGAAGATGGAGGGGTACTATACTCCGCCTATTATTACCTTGAAAAGCGAGCGGCCAGAATTGTTCAGCAGCGAGAAGCAAATGAGCGGAAGTACGAGCACTGCTTCTGCACGGAGGAGCTAA
- a CDS encoding site-specific integrase → MDTTVTQLGVVVTAALRAAGYKESTIGQYLKTIRLLEDFIDARGGIYTSALGAEFAALTTSPRTGRFSAQRRFAYSRAVNVCDSYLRTGEVDLSPRQRGGGGRQPEADAFTMLNAMWEADMSGRGLAPATREAYGRITRSYLGYLEDCGISCLDDATPATVPGFFASLLDHGWAPSSLFWQVANFRPFVKFTGRGDLVDAIGLVGARRSHTIIPVLSDDDAQRLVTACASADTVSRRDAAITLLALMTGLRACDIINLRLTDIDWRAQTISLVQQKTSNPVTLPLPGLLVNPLADYLLTQRPDSNDDHVFLRSLAPHTQLADHASVYRITAETFRKAGITDVKAGTRFLRHNAASRLLRASVPLPTIAAVLGHASQESTNVYMSVDQQRLLDCVLPVPAGARP, encoded by the coding sequence ATGGATACGACCGTCACCCAGCTCGGCGTGGTCGTCACCGCAGCGTTGCGGGCAGCCGGGTACAAGGAATCAACGATCGGCCAGTACCTGAAGACCATCAGGCTCCTCGAAGACTTCATCGACGCCCGTGGCGGGATCTATACATCCGCGTTGGGTGCCGAGTTCGCGGCGCTGACGACAAGCCCGCGCACCGGCAGGTTCAGCGCCCAGAGGCGGTTCGCCTACAGCCGGGCTGTCAATGTGTGCGACTCTTACCTGCGCACCGGCGAAGTGGATTTATCCCCGCGTCAGCGCGGTGGGGGTGGCCGGCAGCCGGAAGCAGACGCCTTCACCATGCTCAACGCCATGTGGGAAGCCGACATGTCCGGTCGTGGGCTGGCGCCCGCGACCCGGGAAGCCTATGGACGAATCACCCGCAGCTATCTCGGGTATCTCGAAGACTGCGGGATTTCCTGTCTTGACGACGCGACCCCGGCTACCGTTCCCGGGTTCTTCGCATCCCTGCTCGATCACGGGTGGGCTCCGTCGTCCTTGTTCTGGCAGGTGGCGAACTTCCGCCCCTTCGTGAAGTTCACCGGCCGTGGGGACCTCGTCGACGCGATCGGTCTCGTCGGCGCCCGCCGCTCACACACGATTATTCCCGTCCTGTCCGATGACGATGCACAACGGCTTGTCACCGCATGCGCGTCTGCGGACACGGTCAGCCGCCGGGATGCGGCGATCACGCTGCTGGCGCTGATGACCGGGCTGCGGGCCTGCGACATCATCAACCTGCGCTTGACCGATATTGATTGGCGGGCCCAGACCATCTCGCTCGTTCAGCAGAAGACGAGCAACCCTGTGACTCTGCCGTTGCCGGGACTGCTGGTTAACCCGCTGGCCGACTACCTACTGACGCAGCGGCCCGACTCGAATGATGATCACGTGTTCCTGCGCAGTCTGGCCCCACACACCCAGCTCGCCGATCATGCATCCGTCTACAGAATCACCGCCGAAACGTTCCGGAAGGCCGGAATCACCGATGTGAAAGCCGGAACACGGTTTCTGCGGCACAACGCCGCCTCACGACTGCTGCGGGCGTCGGTCCCGCTGCCGACGATCGCCGCCGTGCTCGGCCACGCCAGCCAGGAATCGACGAACGTGTACATGAGTGTTGATCAGCAGCGTCTCCTCGACTGCGTGCTGCCAGTTCCGGCAGGAGCCCGGCCATGA
- a CDS encoding polysaccharide pyruvyl transferase family protein, which yields MKAYWYQNKKYPNLGDEFTGLLLKRKYGINAEWSEFAQSELAATGSILGSPWAGLDKGRKQTLHVVGSGLMTPATRIIPKENLRIHSVRGFLSKEKLGVLDDEGIDVGDPGLLVPEVAIAKEVSRRSEIGVILHHTSVGNDALKKKFAHLPVTFLDIRTLDIDSFVAQMRECDVILSQSLHGLIFADALGIPNAWLVLNRIHTGGHFKFYDYFSSVGRNFYQRVTGVPRTKKAINEAVVFPDSDRISEVAEGINSSFLQAFDEIEKGRKPIEELSMGDPSTPSEISLNVNSESRNIRFDFSAELDDRIKFRDVLISLDLVDRDGNEVKGARKIEGLTWSNSARVNHYRYIRVVPGSWTYSEEFHLPSDVRCTRAKVLIWANPDRSAVFKNLVLRNVSV from the coding sequence TTGAAAGCATACTGGTACCAGAATAAAAAATATCCCAACCTTGGAGATGAATTTACGGGTCTCCTTCTGAAGCGAAAGTACGGCATCAATGCAGAATGGTCAGAGTTCGCACAATCGGAACTTGCTGCTACAGGAAGCATTCTAGGTTCACCTTGGGCAGGTCTCGACAAAGGTAGGAAGCAAACCCTCCATGTGGTGGGGTCCGGTCTAATGACGCCCGCGACACGCATTATTCCCAAAGAGAACCTTCGGATTCATTCAGTGAGAGGTTTTCTTTCCAAGGAAAAGCTAGGTGTGTTAGATGATGAAGGTATAGACGTCGGAGATCCAGGTCTGCTGGTACCGGAAGTTGCTATTGCAAAAGAAGTGTCGCGACGCAGTGAGATCGGAGTGATTCTTCACCACACGAGCGTTGGCAACGATGCACTGAAGAAGAAGTTTGCCCATCTTCCAGTGACGTTCCTCGATATCCGAACGCTAGATATCGATTCATTTGTAGCTCAGATGCGAGAATGCGACGTGATTTTAAGTCAGTCGCTCCACGGCCTGATTTTCGCGGACGCTTTGGGGATTCCAAATGCATGGTTAGTCCTGAACAGGATTCATACCGGAGGTCATTTCAAGTTCTACGATTACTTCTCTTCAGTGGGCCGAAACTTTTACCAGCGTGTGACCGGTGTTCCGCGCACCAAGAAGGCTATTAATGAGGCTGTCGTTTTTCCTGATTCCGATAGGATTTCGGAGGTAGCCGAGGGGATTAATTCGTCTTTCTTGCAAGCATTCGATGAAATCGAAAAGGGAAGGAAACCGATTGAGGAACTTTCAATGGGCGATCCATCTACCCCATCCGAGATATCACTCAATGTAAACAGCGAGAGCAGAAATATACGTTTTGATTTCTCTGCTGAATTGGACGATAGAATCAAATTCCGTGACGTGTTAATTTCTTTGGATTTGGTAGACCGAGACGGAAATGAAGTGAAGGGTGCCCGCAAGATTGAGGGTTTGACTTGGTCAAATTCCGCTCGAGTGAATCACTACCGATATATCCGAGTGGTTCCCGGTTCGTGGACTTACTCGGAGGAATTTCATTTACCGAGCGACGTGAGGTGCACGAGAGCGAAAGTACTGATCTGGGCTAATCCGGACCGGTCGGCAGTGTTTAAGAATTTAGTGTTGAGAAACGTAAGTGTCTGA